From a region of the uncultured Fusobacterium sp. genome:
- a CDS encoding Rha family transcriptional regulator → MALIVQVENINGVLVTTSNRVAKELGVNHRDLLEKIDGYIKKFGSAENSAGFYILSSYIHPQNKQEYRNYLITKKGIAQLVGGYSSAVEKAFDLNVAYINKFEEMENKLQDQEALQYSELLSEIADLKKEINQFPISWTSLECIKDQIDETATRRMGAIGIDSKYFKTKLKHEIEKDVFIRLGVKDLQELKQKEYLPVI, encoded by the coding sequence ATGGCACTAATTGTCCAAGTGGAAAATATCAATGGTGTATTAGTTACCACTAGTAATAGAGTAGCTAAAGAATTGGGAGTAAATCATAGAGATTTATTAGAGAAAATTGATGGTTACATTAAAAAATTTGGGTCTGCGGAAAATTCCGCAGGGTTCTATATCTTAAGCAGTTATATACATCCACAAAATAAACAAGAATATAGAAACTACCTAATTACAAAAAAGGGAATAGCTCAATTAGTTGGTGGCTACTCTTCAGCAGTAGAAAAAGCATTTGATCTAAATGTGGCTTATATTAACAAATTTGAAGAAATGGAAAATAAGTTACAGGATCAGGAAGCACTCCAATACTCAGAACTACTTTCAGAAATTGCAGATTTGAAAAAAGAGATTAATCAATTTCCAATATCGTGGACATCACTAGAATGTATTAAAGATCAAATTGATGAAACTGCAACAAGAAGAATGGGAGCTATTGGTATAGACAGTAAATATTTTAAAACTAAGTTAAAACATGAAATAGAAAAAGATGTTTTTATAAGACTTGGAGTAAAAGATTTACAGGAACTAAAACAAAAAGAGTATTTACCTGTTATCTAA
- a CDS encoding AbrB/MazE/SpoVT family DNA-binding domain-containing protein: protein MEKRELNISFYKAGNGEATRISLPKPWLRELGITKEEKTVELIFDKENEQLIIRKKK, encoded by the coding sequence ATGGAAAAAAGAGAATTAAATATTTCTTTTTACAAAGCTGGAAATGGAGAAGCTACAAGAATATCTTTACCAAAACCATGGTTACGTGAATTAGGCATAACTAAAGAAGAAAAAACAGTAGAGTTAATTTTTGATAAAGAAAATGAGCAACTCATAATCCGTAAAAAGAAATAA
- a CDS encoding glucosaminidase domain-containing protein — MNKKLAIFLVMFSLFFIFGFKNQKNFLNHTNIIKKVEEVKNEEKSVSNEIDSDAIQDKEKVAQITQNEVKNSDYIQREVDLRELSSIERKKAFVEMLLPAINEVHEEIKENKAIVEKLAIKEDLTPEEKEFCEKLFKTYKVEYGNWKELQGKMVIYPASLILTQGALESGWGTSRFFREGNNIFGMWSTNPNEPRIAANGIRENGFVPHLRKYDTIEESVKDIVMTISVSDAYKTVRKLLNEDKAPREVAYGLIKYSEEGTKYVEKVQKTLEYNDFEKYDI; from the coding sequence ATGAATAAGAAGTTAGCAATATTTTTAGTAATGTTTTCTCTATTTTTTATCTTTGGATTTAAAAATCAAAAGAATTTTTTAAATCATACTAATATTATTAAAAAGGTTGAAGAGGTTAAGAACGAAGAAAAATCAGTTAGTAATGAGATAGACAGCGATGCAATACAAGATAAAGAGAAAGTTGCACAAATTACACAAAATGAAGTAAAAAATAGTGATTATATTCAAAGAGAGGTAGATTTAAGGGAATTATCTTCTATCGAGAGAAAAAAAGCCTTTGTTGAGATGCTTTTACCTGCTATAAATGAGGTACATGAAGAGATAAAGGAAAACAAAGCTATAGTTGAAAAACTAGCTATAAAGGAGGACTTAACTCCAGAAGAAAAAGAGTTTTGTGAAAAACTTTTTAAAACATACAAAGTTGAATATGGAAACTGGAAAGAACTTCAAGGAAAGATGGTTATATATCCAGCTTCTTTAATTTTAACTCAAGGAGCATTAGAGAGCGGTTGGGGAACATCGAGATTTTTTAGAGAGGGAAACAACATTTTTGGAATGTGGTCAACTAACCCTAACGAGCCTAGAATTGCAGCCAATGGAATAAGAGAGAATGGATTTGTTCCACATTTAAGAAAATATGATACTATTGAGGAATCTGTAAAGGATATAGTTATGACTATCTCTGTTTCAGACGCCTACAAAACAGTTAGAAAATTATTAAATGAAGATAAAGCACCTAGAGAGGTAGCTTATGGATTGATTAAATACTCTGAAGAGGGAACTAAATATGTAGAGAAAGTTCAAAAAACTTTAGAGTACAACGATTTTGAAAAATATGATATTTAA
- a CDS encoding amidohydrolase, which produces MKKYLKNLVLVGSMFFVGCTSLVERKEEASIIIKNGTVLTMNEKRDVIENGVVVIKNNKIISVGDEELLKQYSAKKVIDAEDGIVMPGMINTHTHVAMTVFRSLADDVPDRLNRYIFPLENKMVSPEMAYLGAKHGTMEMALGGVTTMVDMYLFEDSAVEAVKEVGLRGIMTQNIIKYPTADGKTKGETLNRAIALIEKYQNDELITPGLAPHAPNTVTKEELLEIKRVSEKYNAPVSMHVAETDKEFEKFQKEFNMTPVEYLDSLGLLNERFISAHNIFVTDNDIEILKKRDVGIAHNMVANVKSAKGISPALKMHDNGLRVGLGTDGPMSGNTLDIIGQLGYVAKIHKLNSKDRSALPPKKAVEMATIGGARAIHRENDLGSLENGKLADIVIVETKSVNMNPIYDPYSALVYSANASNVDTVIVNGKVIVEDKEIKTVDYKKVIKDITEFKKKVEEVAKTL; this is translated from the coding sequence GTGAAAAAATATTTAAAAAATTTAGTTTTAGTTGGAAGTATGTTTTTTGTAGGTTGTACTTCTTTAGTTGAAAGAAAGGAAGAGGCAAGTATCATTATAAAAAATGGAACTGTTCTAACTATGAATGAAAAAAGAGATGTTATAGAAAATGGAGTTGTTGTTATAAAAAACAATAAGATAATCTCTGTTGGAGACGAGGAACTATTAAAACAATATAGTGCTAAAAAAGTAATTGACGCTGAAGATGGTATAGTTATGCCGGGAATGATAAACACTCATACTCATGTAGCAATGACTGTATTTAGATCTTTAGCTGATGATGTGCCTGATAGATTAAATAGATATATTTTCCCTCTAGAAAATAAAATGGTTAGTCCTGAAATGGCTTATTTAGGAGCAAAACATGGAACTATGGAGATGGCTCTTGGTGGAGTAACAACTATGGTGGATATGTATCTGTTTGAGGATAGTGCCGTTGAAGCTGTAAAAGAGGTTGGACTTAGAGGAATAATGACACAAAATATAATAAAATATCCAACTGCTGATGGAAAAACTAAGGGAGAAACTTTAAATAGAGCTATTGCCCTTATTGAAAAATATCAAAATGATGAATTAATAACTCCGGGACTTGCACCTCATGCACCAAATACAGTTACTAAAGAGGAGTTACTAGAGATAAAAAGAGTTTCTGAAAAATATAATGCCCCTGTATCAATGCACGTTGCTGAAACAGATAAAGAGTTTGAAAAATTCCAAAAAGAATTTAATATGACACCAGTTGAATACTTAGATTCTTTAGGATTATTAAATGAAAGATTTATATCAGCACACAATATTTTTGTAACAGATAATGATATAGAGATTTTAAAGAAAAGAGATGTAGGAATAGCTCATAACATGGTAGCTAATGTAAAATCTGCTAAGGGAATCTCTCCAGCACTAAAAATGCACGATAATGGGTTAAGAGTTGGTTTAGGAACTGATGGACCTATGAGTGGAAATACACTAGATATTATTGGACAATTAGGATATGTGGCAAAAATCCATAAATTAAATTCTAAAGATAGATCGGCATTACCTCCAAAGAAAGCTGTAGAGATGGCAACAATAGGTGGAGCTAGAGCTATTCATAGAGAAAATGATTTAGGAAGTTTAGAAAATGGGAAATTAGCTGATATTGTAATAGTAGAAACAAAATCAGTTAATATGAACCCAATTTATGATCCATATTCAGCATTAGTTTATTCAGCAAATGCAAGTAATGTTGATACTGTTATAGTAAATGGAAAGGTAATTGTTGAAGATAAAGAGATCAAAACAGTTGATTATAAAAAAGTTATAAAAGATATAACAGAGTTTAAAAAGAAAGTTGAAGAAGTGGCTAAAACTTTATAA
- a CDS encoding sugar O-acetyltransferase, giving the protein MDIRERMKNMKLYYSNDEDIMREQLECLDLLYDFNMTRPSEMKKREEIMEKLLAEVGENCYIEPPLHANWGKNTHLGDSVYANFNLTLVDDTDIYIGNNVLIGPNVIIDAGTHPVNPIIRKKQAQFNVPVYIGDNVWIGGGAIILPGVKIGKNSVIGAGSVVTKDIPENVVAVGNPCRVLREIGEKDIKYYYKELKIDIE; this is encoded by the coding sequence ATGGATATAAGAGAGAGAATGAAAAATATGAAACTATATTATAGTAACGATGAGGATATAATGAGAGAGCAATTAGAATGTTTAGATCTGCTTTATGATTTTAATATGACAAGACCAAGTGAAATGAAAAAAAGAGAGGAGATAATGGAAAAATTATTGGCAGAAGTTGGGGAAAATTGCTATATAGAGCCACCTCTTCATGCTAATTGGGGGAAAAATACACACTTAGGAGATAGTGTATATGCTAATTTTAATTTAACATTGGTAGATGATACAGATATCTATATAGGAAATAATGTTTTAATTGGACCAAATGTGATTATAGATGCAGGAACTCACCCTGTAAATCCAATTATTAGAAAAAAACAGGCTCAATTTAATGTTCCAGTTTATATTGGAGATAATGTTTGGATAGGTGGTGGGGCAATTATCCTACCGGGAGTAAAAATAGGAAAAAATAGTGTAATTGGGGCTGGAAGTGTAGTGACAAAAGATATTCCTGAAAATGTAGTTGCTGTTGGTAATCCATGTAGAGTATTGAGAGAAATAGGAGAAAAGGATATAAAATATTACTACAAAGAGTTAAAAATAGATATTGAATAG
- a CDS encoding amino acid permease produces the protein MTERARIGKFALLSMTIAAVFNFRNVVNNNIEIGMASATGFLFATLFYFTPFVFIIAEFVSLNKDSESGVYQWVKSSLGPKWAFLAAYSYWFVNLFYFTSLLPSILVYASYTFFGYEYVFSPVTVSVLSIIIFTISTWVSTKGASWIGHITSFGSSLMLGTSIIFIILCGGALLGGVEPVTPITLERVTPNFNWKFMGTMAWIFFAAGGSESIGVYVNDLKGGSKAFVRTIILAGLTIGGLYSVGSLLVNVFTPRESLTYTSGIFQVFAGLGTHFGINAKLIYHFIGLVMLSSALGALMIWTSAPVKVFFSEIPEGIFGKETVKLNEHGIPVRATWIQFFIVIPLLLIPCFGVKDINQLLGIIINMTAATSLMPPLFIMLAYFNLRLNKDHLERSFKMGNRTVGLFITGVLLIIFAIAFVAAIFPEGQSIVLTLVYNVGGVVLFLGWALWKYNKYEKSLKD, from the coding sequence ATGACAGAGAGAGCAAGAATTGGAAAATTTGCACTGTTATCTATGACAATAGCTGCAGTATTTAATTTTAGAAACGTTGTCAATAACAATATAGAGATTGGAATGGCATCAGCAACTGGATTTTTATTTGCAACACTATTCTACTTTACACCATTTGTATTTATAATAGCTGAATTTGTAAGTTTGAATAAAGATTCTGAATCTGGAGTATATCAATGGGTAAAATCATCATTGGGACCTAAATGGGCGTTCTTAGCTGCTTACTCATATTGGTTTGTTAACTTATTCTACTTTACATCATTGTTGCCAAGTATATTAGTTTATGCTTCATATACATTCTTTGGTTATGAATATGTTTTCTCACCAGTGACAGTATCAGTACTTTCAATTATAATATTTACGATTTCAACTTGGGTTTCTACAAAGGGAGCAAGTTGGATAGGGCATATCACAAGTTTTGGAAGTTCATTGATGTTAGGGACATCAATTATATTTATAATTCTATGTGGAGGGGCTTTACTTGGAGGAGTAGAGCCAGTTACTCCAATAACATTAGAAAGAGTAACACCAAATTTTAACTGGAAGTTTATGGGAACAATGGCTTGGATATTCTTTGCTGCTGGTGGTTCTGAATCTATCGGAGTATATGTAAATGACTTAAAAGGTGGTTCAAAGGCTTTTGTTAGAACAATTATTTTGGCAGGATTAACAATTGGAGGATTGTACTCAGTTGGATCACTATTAGTAAATGTGTTTACTCCTCGTGAATCATTGACATATACTTCAGGAATTTTCCAAGTATTTGCTGGATTAGGAACACATTTTGGTATCAATGCTAAATTGATCTATCACTTTATAGGATTGGTTATGCTATCATCAGCTTTAGGAGCATTAATGATTTGGACATCTGCTCCAGTAAAAGTGTTCTTCTCTGAAATACCAGAGGGGATCTTTGGAAAGGAAACAGTAAAATTAAATGAACATGGTATTCCTGTAAGAGCAACATGGATTCAATTCTTCATAGTAATTCCATTACTTTTAATTCCATGTTTTGGAGTAAAAGATATTAACCAATTATTAGGAATAATTATAAATATGACAGCAGCTACTTCATTGATGCCACCACTTTTCATAATGTTAGCATACTTTAATTTAAGACTTAATAAAGATCATCTTGAAAGAAGTTTTAAAATGGGTAATAGAACAGTGGGATTATTTATAACAGGAGTTCTATTGATAATCTTTGCAATAGCCTTTGTTGCAGCAATTTTCCCAGAAGGACAAAGCATTGTATTAACATTGGTATATAATGTAGGAGGAGTTGTGCTTTTCCTAGGTTGGGCATTATGGAAATACAATAAATATGAGAAGAGCTTAAAAGATTAA
- a CDS encoding beta-galactosidase subunit beta: MLRLSSFDEFKSIFRTGKKWIRCAEAINNIPNIQENVFYSIGDSLAYMITDSKKEEKFCGHRRYMDIFYYLEGGEEVEIAPKKNLDLVEKYSDETDREFFNGFGEKYEIKQGEMVIVEINEAVKCSGGAKKLVIRVTVEDNYFLNK, from the coding sequence ATGTTAAGACTAAGCTCATTTGATGAATTTAAAAGTATATTTAGAACAGGAAAAAAATGGATAAGATGTGCTGAGGCAATCAATAATATTCCGAATATTCAAGAGAATGTATTTTATAGCATTGGAGATTCTCTAGCTTACATGATTACAGATTCTAAGAAAGAAGAAAAATTTTGTGGACACAGAAGATACATGGATATTTTCTACTATTTAGAAGGGGGAGAAGAGGTTGAAATCGCTCCTAAAAAAAATCTAGATTTAGTAGAAAAATATAGTGATGAAACTGATAGAGAGTTTTTTAATGGATTTGGGGAAAAATATGAAATTAAACAAGGGGAAATGGTTATTGTTGAAATTAATGAGGCAGTTAAATGTTCTGGTGGGGCTAAGAAATTAGTTATCAGAGTTACTGTTGAAGATAACTATTTCTTAAATAAATAG